From Proteiniborus sp. MB09-C3, the proteins below share one genomic window:
- a CDS encoding methionine ABC transporter permease, whose translation MTSQEYWQYWLKYFNTIIAPSILATLRMLSASMVLAFVLGFALGIVLVTYGPKGLRPKKWIYKGVDFIVNSIRSFPIIILIVAMSPITRLAVGTTIGEKAAIIPLTVAATPFLAKIIENSLNEVDKQLIEAARSFGASDWQIITRVMVKEAIPSIVAGTTLSAISFLSATTLAGAVGAGGIGAVALNYGYQSFNNTILYTSVFILFIMVQAIQSVGNLLYKKIL comes from the coding sequence ATGACCTCACAAGAATACTGGCAATACTGGTTAAAATATTTCAATACTATTATAGCTCCTTCCATATTAGCTACACTTAGAATGCTGTCAGCTTCTATGGTATTGGCATTTGTTTTAGGCTTTGCCCTTGGCATTGTATTAGTTACATATGGACCAAAAGGCCTAAGACCTAAAAAATGGATTTACAAGGGAGTTGATTTTATAGTAAATAGTATACGATCATTTCCTATAATCATACTTATAGTGGCTATGTCACCTATTACAAGACTAGCAGTAGGTACAACAATAGGAGAAAAAGCAGCTATAATACCATTGACAGTTGCAGCTACGCCATTTTTGGCTAAAATTATAGAAAATAGCTTAAACGAAGTAGACAAGCAACTAATTGAAGCTGCCAGATCATTTGGCGCATCAGACTGGCAAATAATCACGAGAGTCATGGTAAAGGAAGCGATACCTAGTATAGTAGCAGGTACAACATTGTCTGCCATAAGCTTTTTGTCAGCAACTACTCTGGCAGGAGCAGTTGGTGCAGGAGGCATAGGAGCAGTGGCCTTAAACTATGGATATCAAAGCTTTAACAACACAATTCTCTATACTTCTGTATTTATATTATTCATAATGGTACAGGCTATTCAAAGTGTTGGGAATTTGTTATATAAAAAAATATTATAA
- a CDS encoding methionine ABC transporter ATP-binding protein — protein MILANNIVKSYGDTPVLCGVDLQIEKGRIYGLAGRSGAGKSTLLRCINGLETYDEGSLIVDGVDLKHLNPSDVREFRKNIGMIFQHFSLLSRLTVYENIALPLKCWKYDSKKIDKKVKELLELVEIPDKIHQKPKELSGGQKQRVAIARALALNPKILLCDEATSALDPKTSKSITNLLTQLNQQLGITVIVVTHQMSVITNVCEEISILENGVVAASGMVEDIFLKQPKALKNLIGESDITLPKEGTNLRILLAQNTTTMPIITRMARQLDIDFSILGGDMESYRDKILGSVIINVSNEHYKSVEDYLKLNNVSWELIDKNIYSLD, from the coding sequence ATGATTCTAGCTAACAACATAGTAAAATCCTATGGAGATACTCCTGTACTTTGTGGAGTAGATTTACAAATAGAAAAGGGCAGAATATATGGATTGGCTGGTAGAAGTGGTGCTGGAAAATCTACTCTTTTAAGATGTATTAATGGATTAGAGACCTACGATGAAGGTAGTTTAATTGTAGATGGGGTGGATCTAAAGCATCTTAATCCCAGTGATGTACGAGAATTTAGAAAAAACATCGGAATGATATTTCAGCACTTTTCACTCCTTAGCAGGCTAACTGTTTATGAAAATATAGCTTTGCCTCTTAAATGCTGGAAATATGATTCTAAAAAAATAGATAAGAAGGTTAAGGAGCTTTTAGAACTAGTTGAAATTCCAGATAAAATACATCAAAAACCTAAAGAACTATCAGGTGGTCAGAAACAAAGGGTAGCCATAGCTAGAGCATTAGCTTTGAATCCTAAAATATTGCTGTGTGATGAAGCAACATCAGCACTTGACCCTAAAACGTCAAAGTCAATAACAAATTTATTAACTCAATTAAACCAGCAGTTAGGAATTACAGTTATAGTAGTAACTCATCAAATGTCCGTAATAACTAATGTTTGCGAGGAAATATCTATTCTTGAAAATGGAGTAGTAGCTGCCAGCGGAATGGTAGAAGATATATTTTTGAAACAACCAAAGGCATTGAAAAATCTCATTGGTGAAAGTGATATAACATTGCCCAAGGAGGGAACAAATTTACGCATACTTCTTGCACAAAACACTACTACCATGCCTATAATTACTAGAATGGCAAGACAGTTAGACATAGACTTCTCAATACTGGGAGGAGATATGGAATCTTACAGAGACAAAATACTCGGTTCAGTTATTATAAATGTTTCTAATGAACACTATAAATCTGTAGAAGATTATCTAAAATTAAACAATGTAAGTTGGGAATTAATCGATAAGAACATTTATTCATTGGATTAG